The following DNA comes from Fusarium fujikuroi IMI 58289 draft genome, chromosome FFUJ_chr03.
CATTGCCTCCGCCTCTTGACCATCCGCTATCGGCTGATCGCGGGTCATTAGCAGTGCTGCCCTGATCCGCTCTCTGAGTGAACGGTTCACCAGTTTGGCAAAGTGCCTAATCGTATGAAGCTGTTTCCCCGGTATGGAAGAATTAGTCTGTGGGGTCCGGTCTATGGACGCCGCAACTAACTTAGAGGCTCTATCTGGGGGTTGGTGAGATATGTACCAGGATAGGTACTAAACCGAGTCAGTTTGTGGACCTATATCAGACCAAAAATTCATATGAATCATTACGCAGGTTGACAGTTCGCTCCATTGAACTCGGCCCCGAAACGACTGCTTCGTTGCACTGATACAATCGAGTATTTCGATTCGCAAAGGGCTTTTTGTCACACTACATCTTAACCGCTGTGGACGGCAACCAGAGAGGCACCTAGGCTTTAAGAAGCCGCGTGGGATGTGGGGAACTTCAATGCCAACATGTCCAGGCTCCATTGACCTCACATCGTGCGTTTCGTTATGGCCCAGGAACTGATTCCGTTGGCCGGCTCCTTCTGATAGCTCCCGCTAATCGGGGGCTTGTGACTGCAATTACATGATAGAGAGGGTTGGATGCAACGGTCCTGTCAAAATGAGGCCCATCAGTGCCAGATCTCTATGAGCCCTGATTGTGATGCCCAATCAAAATCTGGGCACAGTCTGGGTGCTGCAGACAAAATAATGCAATCACAGCTGCCACTGATAACGATGAGAATATGGAACCTTCCGTGGGCCGTCAGGGTCGTACTATGTATTTGATGATCATTACCTAGGGTTCAAGAGCACCATGGCAAGCCGATTAGCTCGTTTGTTTGGGATTCTCACCTCTGAGGCAGGCATTTTTCGCTTCCCTTGCATCCAGGCTTCCATTGCATTTCATTTCATGTAAGGACCCGTTTTTCttttcaaggtcaagagcctCCACTTGAGGCTCACTAACAGCCTATGACCGCTTTGGTCTTGCGGAGTCGCTTTATTTTTAGCAGCCCCTTCGCAACTGTATCAAAGCCAATGGATACACCACGAAGCAAGGAGATAGGTAatttcttgtcttcctcttctgtgACCTTGACTGTATGGGGTTCTCCGACCAAGCTGCTGCTTCACTGTGACAGGTTCATTGCCGCCCAATCCAGGACGGTTCATCAAAGACCCATGATCCCAGCCACGGTTTGATCGCATCATTTGGACACACGGGCCAGTCGTTCTCGCACACTGGTTCAAGCTCGGTCGGATAGCTTCGGCGCAAACGGGATGGTCCAGTACGGATAGGTTAGTCGTGAAAAAGGAATCAAACCTTCTTCAGCCAACGGCCACACATAGTATATCATTTCTGTCAGAGGCGCAGCCGTGCACCCCGAGCCGCCGACGAAGGCGACTGGAGAGGGGCTCGAATTTGGTAGTGCGTCTCATTGGTACTCTCTCAATAGTGCTATAAGTCCAGGTATCGGGTAAGTGTTCAAGTATCAGATATGATACTATGGAGTATGGCTTGGGGTTTTATCGATATCATCAGAGATTTTGTTCAAGGTGCATGGGATAATTCGAGGATTTAATAATATCGTGCACAATTGACCGCTCTCAGCCAAATGTATTTAAAGCGTGGTCGGCGTTGTGCAGCGGAAACATTGTCAATCTTAGCCTACCATGATGGCCGGAGTGTTTGTTATCTTGTGATCAAGGCATGGATGTTAGTGATGATGTCTTGAGATTTATATGACTTCCAGCCAACTAGAGACCTATTTGACACGGGTAGTCCAGCCACAGCAAGATCTTCTGGTGTCACAGCGTGCCAACTTACCTGTCACCGGTCAGGGTATTGTCCCCATGCAACCACGCTCACACACACTACTTTTATGACGAGTCTACAACTACCTATCGGCCGCATGACTGGGCCCTGTTGCTTGCCTATTTCTCACCTGTCATTGTCCCTCCTCACAAGTGAATTTCATGATGGGGGTGAAGCTGTTACGGCGGTAGCCTAACTGTTGATCCTCGTTATGTCCACGCCATCCCACTACTACCCCACATTGACGATCAAGGGACCAAGAGCTGAGCACGCGCAGTAAGACCTCTCAAAGGAACTAGCCAATAGATATGACTTCGAGCATAGTTCTCCAGCCCTTCCTTTTATCGATGACGGCAATGGGTGGGCTGCTATCGCGATGGGAACTCTGCACCATTAGTCCAATTCTTTAATGCAGACCACAACCTATCATCCATCACTTCGGTGCACGACCGAAGCGTGAGCCCCCAATGTTATCAAATGGTGAGATTTAGTACCTTGCTGATGTAAATCTATGAGTTGGTGTATTATGACAATATCAACCCATCACGTCACGTCACACCATAGCTTGTATTGGTCACTCACAATACGTAGGCTCGAAGCGTCGGCGGCCCGAAGACAAAATCTGATACAGGATCATCGTACAGAGAAGGGGTCTTGCTATGGTATCATTTAATGCGCCAGAGAGTAATGAGATTACACAACCAGAGAGGTTGGTCGACGGTGAATTGTGCTAATTCTCAAAGCGGTGGCTTATGAATCTACACTACACCTGAAACATAGAAGTATGAGTGAGACTTGGGAGAATAGTGATGGTCTTCATCAGGCTGATCTCTGGCGACTTGGCTTGCTATCAATATTGGGTGAAGAGATTCATTAACTCAGCATTCGGTTCGTGGGTTTATCAGTTGAAGATTCCGATTTATGCTGCATTTGTCTCGAAAAGAGAGGCTATTATGATTTTTTGGTTCCCGTCCTGTACAAGATTTATTCGAAACAGGAGGTTCAAGTTCTCATCCGGTGTTCCCATTCAAGGGTTAAGTCATCGAGAGACAATCCTCACAATCTAGTCCCGACAAAATAGATCGAGGCCCGTAGAGAACCGAATCTTGCGAATGTCAAAGAGACCGCCACCTCTGGGCGGATCACAATTGCACCATCTGCCATGATGTGACAGGATCGGCTGAGACCTTAAGAAGCCATGACAGCCGTGACTGTTAACGAAGCGGTGAATGAAGACTAGGCAGCCATCACAGTTGGCTTTCTGATTGTACATGGCTTCCCATTTCACGTAAACACGCCATGACTCACTTGTTACTCTCTAATTCTAATGTTCTTCCCTCTCACGTAAGTGGCTTCGTATCTGGAGTAGCAACCATTGGCAAGTCCTACACGATTCCGTTGTGGTAGTATAGATGCCGAAACCCGATGATGAAGTATCACAAATCTGTGAAGACAAACGGTTTACGGAAGATTATCAATACTGATATTGCCACCTTACTCATGAAGAGCTCGATGACTCGATGGCAGAATAAAACTGCTAGATAGCTTGTGTTTCTGCCAAAGCATTATCTTGTGACCTCTTGTTTTATTATGTTACTTTGGGGCATTGGCTATAGCTTGCATGTTACCATGCAAGCATTTGAAATTTGAATGAAAATATGTTATTATTCAGGAAGacaattacttatatttatgaCGTATGAGGGAGTGAATATGACCCTGGAATGCCGAAGTTGTTGTACCATCAAATATCCTGCTTGCTTGGTTATGCTGTTCCCTCCCAATACTCCTAACCCCTGCTTTCGTAATCCGACATTAAGTAAATTCAATACATTCAGCCTATGTCCTCGGCAAAAGCAAGGTTTTTTGTTTTCCATTTAAGAAACACTAGTCATGGATGGTAATACGTCTGGTGGACTGGTTGTCCAGGAACGTACGAAGTGCGACGTTCTGCCGCAAGTTCCTGCGGTGCACCGGGTGGAAAATACTCTGGTCCATTCTTCGATGAGTTAGAAACCATCGTGCCGTCGTAGTATGGAGGACTTCCGGGGGAATGGCCTTGGTCCGGGATCTGCATCATGCTCACCTGGGGAACCCATAGATTTCCATTTGCATCATATTTGGGTTCAACCGCCGAAACTGGCTCTGTACGTGGTGAAACGTAAGACGAGTCTTCGGGATGCCCAGATGGCAGTTCCACTGGCGGTCCTGAGTGTGACTGGGCAAGTTGCGGGCCCGCATAGCCCACAGGGCTTGAAGGGGTGAAGTTCGATGATTGTGGACTCCAAGGGCTAGGGGACGGTTGGTTCGAGGCGAAAGATGGATGCTGGGGATGATGGTAGTCGTAGGATTGAGTCATCGGCTGCTGTGATCCAACACGTTCTCGCCGACGTCGATGCTTTCGGATGAGGCAGAAACATGTCACGAGCACGACAATAAGAGCTACAGCTCCGCCAGCTGCGATACCTGCAATCGCACCAGTCGATAACGTCGCTCCACTTTCATGATCTCCAGTCTCAGTAGGGCCAGATACATCTCGGGTTGCAGTCCTTGATCCTGCCGATGCCGTCCGCGTCATGAGGGCTTTCAGATCTTGGTGGTCGAAGCCACCGGCTGGTGCTGTCTTGGTCGCTCCGCCGCTAGGATTTCCTCCCACAACTGAAATAATGTCAGTGGGGACGGCATATTTGGTCAATTCGGGATCGTAAAGCATCCAGGGCGACTTGTCCTTGTTTTGTCGCCCCAGGGACATGTCGTGTAAACCCCATTGGTCCGGAACATCGCAGTCATTTGTCAGGGGGAAGAAACCACCATGAATCAACATCTGTGCCTCGTTCACAACGTTGCAGGTAAAGCTGTGATGAGGGTAATCCCCAGTTCCGTTTCCTTCGGGATACATCTTGATCCATGTGAAGGTAGGGAGCGTCAGGATATAAATGTCATCAAATCCAGAACTTCCCAGCTCTTCACCAGCTCCTCCATATAAGTAGCTGAGCATGGTCAGTACATGATGGCACTCAAGTTGATAATAATACACTCACATATTGTAAGAAGACTGGTCCTTGGTCCACGTAGCGCCAGCGCAAAATCGTCGACGTGATTCTGGAATATCACCCGTTGCATTTTGGAAATAACTTTTACCGCTCAGAACGTCATAGAGAATAATCTGATCCATTGGTTGACCTTCCCAACCACCATCTTCGGCGGCTCTGATTCCGCCAAAGTAAACAAGCATACCACCATCTCCGGCAGGGATGTGAACCATCACACCCTCGGCGCGGCCAATATCGTCAGGTCCTGTGTCATTGGACCAACTGTTCGTGTCCATCTCATACCGCAGGAGGTATGATGTTGGTATCTGGGGAGCGTCACCCCAATCCGCGTCGGTCGCATTGTTCATCCATCCGCCATAGTAGTAGGCCTCTCCGCGATCCGGAATGGACAACCCAGCTCCATAGCTGAGCCCGACGACGTCGTCTGTTCTAGAGACCCCCATGTTGTCCCACTCATCATTTATGATATCGTAAGCATAAAGGTCGAAGTCCCAAGGGGTCACACCATTGAATTCGCCGCCAAAGAGATaaatcttcttgttgatagTATCAGGCCAAAAGATTCCGCCACTAACATCGGGAACCGTGGAGTTCTTGCTCAGGTTCGCGTATGGTTGGGGCATGCCTGAACTGGCTACGTTGCTGAGATCATGGTAAATAAAGTAAGGGTCTATAGGAGTATTGGTCAATAAGCAGCTGGGGAAATTATTTCGACGAAATCTCGCCACTCGAATGTGAGAGATTGAGTAGGGCTCGCATACTGGAGAAGTTTTGTGGTGTTCCAGAACTACCATCATAGGTAACCAACCCTCCACCAATGTAAAGTTTGTCGTCAACCACAGCACTCTGATGACCCCATCTTCGACAGAAATTCGATATGGGATCTCGTTGCTGCACTGTGAGGTTGACGCAAAAGAACGATAAGAATAGAAGGACCAAGCCCTGGCGAATTTGGCTGGCtggagagattgagatcCACATCATGGCTGCCACCTTGATGCTACATTTACTCACTCTCTCCCGGCCTGTTGGTTGATCACGAACCGCGAGGAACGAAGAGGTATTGGGACCTGGGCAATCGTCGTCAAGAAGTAGAGCAATCGCggatgtgatgaagaagaaggaaaagtcgGAAGCCCCAGTGCTAACTGCTAAGTCTCGTCTCGTTTCGCCTGCTCCGAGCAGTCTAAGGCAGACAACACTTGCTGATCATGAGCAAGGGGCCTGGCCGGATCCATGGGGGCCAGAAATACATGGGCTGGTGAGGGCTGTACAGGGCAGCGAAACCAATCTCGTGTTTTTCTTTCCACTGCCAAATAAGCGTAACGGCAGATGAGGGTGGCTGAGATGATATCCGGGGCTGACCTTGTTGCGAGGTCTAGACTTTTCAGGTCGACGCCTCAAACGCATCCACAGCGTCAAGGACAGCCCAAGCAGTGGGCTATCCATGCGGGAGCAAGGTTCGCGGACACCATTCAGAGCACAGAACTCTGATGTTCCTGCTGGCCAGCTggtctttggtggtgagacGACGGATACGCCCAACCTGCTGGTGGTAGGGGCGGGCGTTGCTAGCACAGCCAGCGCGGATCATGATTCGCGCCAACCAAGGAGCTGGATGCAGCTAGAGAAGTCAAAACGATAGGAATGTCCAGTTGTGCTACGGGCTTGGATTTCAGCTCAGATGCAGACTCGGAACACAAGTTAAGGAGGGTCCCTAGGGCTGAACGGGGTGGCACCCACTACCCATTTTGCCAGAGGTCGTCACTTTGTTTCGAATATCCTCCGTACTCAATACGGATTTTAAAGGACATCCCAATGATCTGGATGACCAGACCTAAGATGAGTCCTATTTCTGAGGGGCCAATCTTGGCTGATAATGTGCATACATATGTACCTtggtactaaggtaggcaCCTCCAAACTACAACAATACTAGTACCTATAGTAGGTACTGTAGAATGGAGGAAACGACGGGAGTCTGTCAGCTCGGTACCTAGTCAATTCGCGGTTTCACTGGTGATTCCTGATTGGTTTGCCTCGTCTCACGCTTCCACTCACCGGGAACCATCTTTCAGGATGAGGCACAAGCCGTCGTCCAAGTGGAACTTCCGGTCCTACACGGATTTTGCCATCCAACCGTTTCTTTCGGAAAGTGATAGAGAGTTTTAGATCAGAGAATAAAAAGGCCAAGAGCAAATTCTATGCCTTTCTTCATAATCACTCATATTAGATCATCACACaatttaaataaagtttTCATGCAGCTGTCAGTTGTACCTCGTCAGGGGTTTAATTTACCGTGTAGGTACCAAGGTAGTAAGGCAAATAATATGTAAGTGCCTCTAAGGTGGACAATACTGATTCCTGTCTTTTTCTTCGCACACATTGCCAGCCTGGCTGGGATCTGTTAGAACTGCATCATGGCTCTGTGCCACAACTGAACTGTCGGCTATCCTCTTTGCAGACTTAAAAGCTTCGCTTAGGATTACCTCTAGTTGACTTTTCTTATCGTTCGAATCGCTGCGGCGGGCTAGTCTCTGGATTATTGCTGCTGATGTCCGCTGTTCTTGATTAAGCCACTCGATCATACCCATATGACCAATCAGGATGATGGAGGCTCGATAAGCCTCGAATGCTGCCTCCCGGTTACGTCCATGTAGGCAAGCATTGATAAGAGACAGAGCGGAATGGTTGTGAGTCCTGCTGCGACCAAGTAATAACTCTAGGAGTTCCTGCCGCCCCAACAGGTCAAGACCTTCGGGTTGCGAAACACTGTTGAAGTGGCATTGGTAGATTTCGAGGCAGTGGAGGATGTCCATTGACCCTTGAGGACTACCGGTCCAGTAACCAGTTTGAAGTCCAATTTGAAAGTATCTCTTGGAGGCTGCGGGCTTGCAGATTTCTGCTGAGAGTCTGAAGCCAAGCCCACATAAAGGGCCTCCCAAGTGATCTCCCCTAGCTGTCAATCGTTGACCAAGATTACCGAGGAACACCAAAACATCATGCTTATTCTGTAGAGTGTCTTGCTTCAAGAAGTTCTCACATGTAATGCGAAGATCTGAAGATAAATCCCCTGTCGATTTTTCTTGGCCCGAGCTTTTGAGTTGGTGAGATGAGGTGGCGCTGGTTTCAACTGACAAATATTGTGATACTAGCCTACGAAGGTTAGTGAGTGAGTCTTGCTTCCTCAGCGCTGCCGACAGCTGAGCTGCATGAGACGGAGAGGTGGCTCGGTATTTCCCAGACCATGACAGTTGCGTCCGCGATTGAAGCCAGCGCAAGAGTGATGAATCGTCCTCCAAGGCCTGTTTTGGAATGCCGTTATTTGAGCTGACGAGGTGGAGTTTTTTGGGCTCTCGCTCCGCAATCGCATTATTGGGACGtcctttttgtttctttgagGAGTCGATCAGTGGAGCTGGTGCTGGGGGTTGGAGAGCTGCAGAGAAAATGTCATGGCTTCCGAGTCGCCAAGAGCTAGATGGTTCCGAGTGTATTTCAAAAGCTTTTATTCGTGACCAGGTGAGAGAAGTTTCCATTCTGTGAAGCTTCCATCGAACATCATCTCGCTTACTATCTCGAGACCATCTCCTGAGTGCCCgctcttcgtcctcttctgAGGTTGGTCGGACGTGTTTGCTGAACATATCGTCtagttcaagaaggaggtcgTTGATCCGAAAGTATTCGTGTTCTTCGGGTAGCTTGGGAGTTTCGGGCCACCTATTAACAATATAGTATGTCTCCCCCCACCTCGCTTCCTTTTTCAAAAACATTTTGCTCTTTGTCTTCCCAGCATCAAGCGCGGTCGAAGCTGCTCGGCGTTGCATTTTGACAAGGTAATGACTAAGATGGGTACCAAGGTACTTTAGCTCGTTATCGACGGCGGAAAGATTGTGAGCCGCTGTGCGCGACTTGAGGTGAAGATTGATgcaagagagagagatggcGATTTATTTCTTCAGCAAGAAGAGCGATGTTTTCAATGTCCCTGCGACGTAATCCTACGTCCCCCGCAAAGTGAGAAGGACCCCTGCTGTTAACGGCCCGGGCTTTATTTTGGTGCCAGGCTGACTAGGGGAACTTGTGGAGGAAGCAAACTGACCTCGGTCCtgaatgataaaaagacttgaaCCATTTAATCTAAGTTGAAGAAGTCTTTATTAAGTTCATTTTACCATCTTTTTCTAATGTCttatgttttcttgctccccgaggggtaactacctacctacctaggtacttaattaaaagtgATGTGAGGCACGTGACCTATTAGCCTTACGTATGAGGATACTAAGAACGAAATCAAGTGACCTAAACTGGGTTTCAACTTAATACAAACAACAAGGCCTCTACGGATATACTCTTTGACATAACACTAGTCAAAACCAGACAAGACCTATCAACTTCCTCCACCCCCTTGCCGTTAATCTTGTACAAGGCCATCGagcttttaattttataacaAAGACTTAAACAGTCAGGTCCGATAGTAAGGCAGTACACCAGACGTCAAAATCAGagaaggtttatctgcctccTGGCGCAATTGCTGCCTTGATcaagcagtattaataccgCCCCTTCGCACAGCTGTGTCGaccttctttcttcaatCAACCTGAAAGGCTAGGTACTCTTCTGCCAACCCTGGCATCAATTATACCCACAGTCTCGACGCAAATTATACCAATGGCTCCCTCTCCTACTGAAAAGAAGGACGAGGCGCAACAGATTGACAATATGTCCAAAGCCCAAGATCGCATGGCTCGGTTCAAGGCCCTTCAAGCGCGAGCAAAGACTTCGTCGGAGAAAAACCTGAAAGAGGCGACACTTGAATCACAAAGGCTAGCCACAGATCCCAGCCAACTTACCGCCCTACATCGGAAACATGCGATCGCATCTCACAAACTACTCAAGGCAGACGTGGAGGAAGCGGGTGGGGATTTCGAGCGAAAGCGCGCATGGGACTGGACTGTCGATGAGAGCGAGAAGTGGGACAAAcgcctcaagaagaagacgactcGTCGCGACAACAATGCTTTTGCCGATCATACACAAGAAGCGAACAAGATATATAAGCGAcagctcaagaacatcgatACGAATATGGAGCAATACGAGAAAGATAAGAAGGCTCTTATTGAGAAGGCAGCGGCGTCGGGCGGACTAGACATTGTTGAGACCGAGGATGGCGAGCTCATTGCGGTGGATAAGGATGGCTCCTTCTACTCTACCGCCGACTCTACGACCTTTGCTGAAAATAAGCCAGACAAGGCAGCAGTCGACCGCTTGGTGGCAGACCTGCAGAGagcagaagaacaaagactgaagaagagaaaggagaggATGGCACAGAACGGGGACGATGGCGATGTGACATACATCAACGAAAAGAATAAGCAGTTCAACCAGAAGCTCTCGCGGTTCTACAACAAGTATACCGCAGAAATCAGGGATAGCTTTGAACGAGGAACAATGATTTGAAACAAACAAGATATTAAGTTAGGTTTTGGTACAGTCGATTATCATACGGTTTAGCGCCTTTGCTTTTAATACAATACCACGCAATATCCTACAGCATGGTTTTTCTCCAGGCTTTGCTTGCCAACTCCTCAATTTCTGGCACGTCGATGGCACCCTTGATAGTCTCATCGCCCAGGGCCTCAACCACTGCCTCCGCCACAGTCTCAACCTTCAAAGGCTTGACTCCCGCCGCACCAATGAAAGTCTTAAAGTAGTTGCCTGTAAGACCGTTGAAGGCTGTGCCAAGGCCAACCATTGCAGCCAGAGGCATTGTCACCGGGCGTGAGCTATCAAACATGAAAGAAGGGCGAATAAAAAGACCTCTGAGCTCTGGGAACTTGCTGGCAATGGTGATCTCGGCCTCTCGCTTGGTCGATATATATCGTTGAGGGAGAACAGGAGCACCTGCTGCAGCAGAGATGTAGCAGAAGGCACCCACTTTAGCAGCAACCGCGTGCTTAGCCAATGTGACTGCACTGTCGCGGTTCATAATCTCATATGTGAATTGATCCTTGGGGTTTGGAGGCTTGATGTCCTCTCCGTGTTCTTTAGCCAAAGGGTCCACACCTCGATCACGGACGGGAGCAAAAGCTTTCTGAAGACCAGCAATGGGGGACTCCTTGCCTGAGATGGCGCCCTTGTAATCAGCCTCTAGGAGGATGCCCATGCTGTGCACCACGAAGTCAGCGCCATTGAGTAATGGAGCATACGTAGCCGGACGAAGAATATCACCACGCTCCCAGCTCACTTTATGTGCCCAAGACGGAGGTGTAGCCGAGGCGCTGATAGTGTCCCACCGGGGGTCACCAGAACGGCTGTACAACAAAGATGAGTTCGTCTCTTGACATTATGATAGATGTGGGTTATACCTGATGGAGGTTACATCCCATCCTCGAGCAATAGCATATTTGCAGATACGAGAGCCCAAAAAACCGGTCCCTCCGCAAACAATAAGTTTCTTTGAAGCCGACATCGTGATGCTCGTGTAAAACTGCTGTGATGTCAAAGCTCTTCAGAGCTATAGTGGAATGTGACTGTTAGATCGAGGTATGAAGAACGGAAAGTTGCGAATTCAGTAAATAGGAAAAACAGAGGAGGGTATTTTTGTGGTGCACTAATCGAATTTCCAGTTCAATTACTGGCAGCCTGCCATACAGATATCGATGGTAAGGTGGAATCAATGAAATCATCATCGAAATCGCAAGGCTGGAGATTTGAGGTGGCTGCATTGCGATTATTGGTCACGCCACTAAGTCTTACGAGGCTGACGCTTTGCCACTCTTTGTGAAACCTCACCTCGGTACCTTGGGTAAGTTCTGGTGAtatctcaacatcaaaatACTCTCGCGGTAACAATCTCGGTATAAATAGCTCAAACCGTACGAAAATAACATGGCGCCCCAAAATCAACTTGGGAAGCGTGTTAAGCTCACGCAAGTCCGTCGACCTTTTATCGTTGGGAGCACAGCGAAGCCTTTCTCCGACACGAACCCGCGACCAGCAGGTGTCCCTGACACCCATACGCATTCATGGCAGGTTTTCGTCAAAGGTCTCGACGATACCGACATTACCTACTGGCTGCGTCGCGTGCAATTCAAACTTCATGAGTCTATCCCTAATTATGTACGAAGTAGGAAATAACCTTCCTTGCTTGCACATGCTGATGCTAATGGAAAACAGTGGTTGAAGGCGAACCCGGAAAACCCTTTGTAGTCGAAGAGACAGGCTGGGGTGAGTTTGACATAACGATCAAGCTCTACTATGTCAACGACTCGGGGGAAAAGCCTCAGACACTATACCATTATCTGCGTCTACATCCCTACGGCCGgaacgaagaagagaagcaagctATGATCGCCTCGAATGGCGAGATCCGCGCATGGAGCTACGAAGAACAGCTCTTCAACGAACCCTACGAAGTCTTCTATAACCTCCTCACCCAAGGCGCCGTACCTAAGGGATGGAAGCCGAGCGGTGGTAAGGGCAAAGGGAAGACGCGCGCGCCGCCGCCTCTCCCCACTGACAGCAACGAGGTTTGGGAGCATTCGGCCATGATACCAGCGCACAACCGACCGGGGCAGCCTTTCAGTCTAGAAACTGAAGCAGCCGAGATACGCAAGTTAGCAGGTGCACAGACTCAAGCTGAGGATATGGCCAAAAGGATACTTGCTGAgctcaaagccaaagaagaactACTTGCGAAATTAAAGGGCGAGAatcaggctgctgctgctgcagccaAGTCATAGCATGATGGCCGAGTCACGCACAATGAATCAAGACGGAAGAGGACCAAGTCTCGCAAGCAGAGCGAAAGCGAACAGTACAGCTAAGAAGAGGCTTCAAGTACCGTAATTACTCCAGACACCTGGGTACCAAGAAACTATGTGTAGCTTCGGGGCGAGGCTGGCCACCATGCAAGCCTGTCCATGAGATACCACATCATATGTGAAGCAGTCAGCTCTTCCTGGGCCTCAACTGAACTGCAGTAGGCTCGCCCGAGTGCGCTCGAGAGCGCGGTGTAGCCATGTCTGAAGATCAAGCTAAGAGAGTATAGTAGGGAGGATGGTGCTCAGATAAGACAACCCTTTGCACAACGAAGCGTATTGATACCTATTTGATTGTAAGCTCATCTGCTATGGCACATTCTAGTTCAATCAAATCATCAAGAAGTCATAATCTGTTTAATGTGAATTGGAGTTGTTTTGCGAGTACTACGCGGTGATATAAAACCGAAGCTAGCCTCGTTCCTCAATCCTGATGCCATGATATCTTCTAGATACCCTAACGATCTCTCTGACCGTCTGAACCCCGCCCGTGTCGCCTATGCTTTTGTGAATAACATTGTTAAGACTCTGACATCGCCATGAGTCAACCCCACTGGGGCTATTGACCAGTCCAAACAGACAACTGTGTCGTGGCATAGAAAGAGGACGAATAACAGTACCACCCCTCTGAGACCTGTCCGGCCAGAACTCATGACCAGGCACACCTTATTTTACCCTTCGCCCCATCTCTTCCAACGCCACAAAAACATAAAGAATTGCTTCCTTAAGGCCGTTTCCTCAACCTGAAGGTTCCAAACTCCGGCGCCTGCCCTAAAATGAATGAACAAATAGAATAGTAACGAGAGTACTAAGTTGTATGTGCCAACATGTGTGGCTTTTTCGCTACTGAGTAGCAGCTTCGtatgctggtggtggtgcgTCCTCACGCTCATCCCAAGGGCTACGTTGCCTGTTCTTCTCGTCATAAACTCGCTTGGCAATTTCGCCAGCCATCTTCATAATCCAAGCTTGTTCAAGGATGACAGAAGAGGTCTCTGAGCTAATACTTTGGTTTTCCAATCCAGGAGATTTGCTCTTCTCAGACTTCAGTTCAGAAGTGATAGAAGCGATCGATGGATAGTCCTGAGGTTCTGAAGTTTGAACGGCGTTCTTGAGCGGGGAGCCCAACCTTCGAGCTTCCTCAAGA
Coding sequences within:
- a CDS encoding probable oxidoreductase — translated: MSASKKLIVCGGTGFLGSRICKYAIARGWDVTSISRSGDPRWDTISASATPPSWAHKVSWERGDILRPATYAPLLNGADFVVHSMGILLEADYKGAISGKESPIAGLQKAFAPVRDRGVDPLAKEHGEDIKPPNPKDQFTYEIMNRDSAVTLAKHAVAAKVGAFCYISAAAGAPVLPQRYISTKREAEITIASKFPELRGLFIRPSFMFDSSRPVTMPLAAMVGLGTAFNGLTGNYFKTFIGAAGVKPLKVETVAEAVVEALGDETIKGAIDVPEIEELASKAWRKTML
- a CDS encoding probable Pre-mRNA-splicing factor syf2, giving the protein MAPSPTEKKDEAQQIDNMSKAQDRMARFKALQARAKTSSEKNLKEATLESQRLATDPSQLTALHRKHAIASHKLLKADVEEAGGDFERKRAWDWTVDESEKWDKRLKKKTTRRDNNAFADHTQEANKIYKRQLKNIDTNMEQYEKDKKALIEKAAASGGLDIVETEDGELIAVDKDGSFYSTADSTTFAENKPDKAAVDRLVADLQRAEEQRLKKRKERMAQNGDDGDVTYINEKNKQFNQKLSRFYNKYTAEIRDSFERGTMI
- a CDS encoding AF-9-like protein — protein: MAPQNQLGKRVKLTQVRRPFIVGSTAKPFSDTNPRPAGVPDTHTHSWQVFVKGLDDTDITYWLRRVQFKLHESIPNYVRMVEGEPGKPFVVEETGWGEFDITIKLYYVNDSGEKPQTLYHYLRLHPYGRNEEEKQAMIASNGEIRAWSYEEQLFNEPYEVFYNLLTQGAVPKGWKPSGGKGKGKTRAPPPLPTDSNEVWEHSAMIPAHNRPGQPFSLETEAAEIRKLAGAQTQAEDMAKRILAELKAKEELLAKLKGENQAAAAAAKS